The Pueribacillus theae genome contains a region encoding:
- a CDS encoding TetR/AcrR family transcriptional regulator, with protein MDFIDKFSEDTKPKDVSERIYQNRMNQKREIIKAAFNLFAQQGYYETTLEAIAKEVGMTRAALYRYFSSKNELLFQCHKVVYEYSIDKLSQLKTIQNPPTRLSRMLEAHILLFLEDFPFSSPTLMSIRSFPSEFKNQIIKFRKKIEEPYLQCLQDWRREFPEQLKNIDNKILINTLFSAANAVPKWWDGKSEPQLVAKQVVSILVDGIQKRE; from the coding sequence GTGGATTTCATTGATAAATTTTCTGAAGATACCAAACCCAAAGATGTAAGTGAACGAATATATCAAAATAGAATGAATCAAAAAAGGGAAATAATAAAGGCAGCATTTAATTTATTTGCTCAACAAGGCTATTATGAGACAACTTTGGAAGCGATTGCTAAAGAAGTGGGGATGACTAGGGCTGCTTTGTATCGCTATTTCTCGTCCAAAAATGAATTATTATTTCAATGTCACAAAGTGGTATATGAATATTCGATAGATAAGCTTAGCCAGCTGAAAACCATTCAAAATCCGCCTACACGCCTCTCGAGAATGCTAGAGGCCCACATTCTTTTGTTTCTAGAGGATTTTCCTTTTTCTAGTCCAACCTTAATGTCGATTCGTTCTTTTCCTTCTGAATTTAAAAACCAGATTATTAAATTCAGAAAAAAAATTGAAGAACCTTATTTACAGTGTTTACAGGATTGGCGAAGAGAATTTCCTGAACAACTTAAAAATATTGACAATAAAATACTTATTAATACTCTTTTCAGCGCAGCAAATGCTGTTCCCAAATGGTGGGACGGTAAAAGTGAACCGCAGTTGGTGGCTAAACAAGTTGTGTCTATTTTAGTAGATGGAATACAGAAAAGAGAATAA